A region of Coccinella septempunctata chromosome 5, icCocSept1.1, whole genome shotgun sequence DNA encodes the following proteins:
- the LOC123313224 gene encoding uncharacterized protein LOC123313224 produces the protein MKLFPILLATILVSVASALECYVCDNQENNNGKCTNTIKICDYGEDTCLTELKWGSTPYWQEGALKQYYISKRCSTKNKCLKYKYSNMAYCTHIWWQDWRCSECCKGDRCNYYIISGASRTHMPVSIILAAIFTARSIL, from the exons atgaagCTGTTTCCAATTTTGTTAGCAACAATTTTAGTCAGCGTTG CCTCTGCCTTAGAATGTTATGTTTGTGACAACCAAGAAAACAATAATGGAAAATGCACCAATACAATCAAAATATGTGATTATGGAGAGGATACTTGTCTAACAGAATTGAAGTGGGGTAGTACCCCATACTGGCAAGAAGGTGCCTTGAAACAATATTACATATCAAAAAGATGTTCAACAAAAAATAAGTGCCTTAAATATAAGTATAGCAATATGGCATATTGCACACACATTTGGTGGCAAGATTGGAGGTGTTCTGAATGTTGCAAGGGTGATCGCTGCAATTATTATATCATC TCTGGCGCAAGTCGAACCCATATGCCAGTGTCCATTATTTTAGCAGCAATATTCACAGCCCGCAGTATTTTATAG
- the LOC123313218 gene encoding LYR motif-containing protein 9 isoform X2 produces the protein MFSNAIRKFSSIQSPCPKRLFKYLLRQCDKLPSGPKQYYKFQIKQSFKQHKTESDPERIREIIRRSYEDAEWVIKKYFPEKS, from the exons ATGTTTTCAAATGCTATAAGAAAATTTTCCTCGATACAATCACCGTGTCCCAAACGATTATTTAAATATCTTTTACGACAGTGTGACAAATTACCTTCAGGGCCTAAACAATATTACAAATTCCAAATAAAACAA AGCTTCAAGCAGCATAAAACTGAAAGTGATCCTGAAAGGATACGTGAAATTATCAGAAGATCTTATGAAGACGCCGAGTGGGTTATAAAAAAG tattttccaGAAAAGAGCTAA
- the LOC123313218 gene encoding probable tRNA (uracil-O(2)-)-methyltransferase isoform X1 — MFQVPLATSASVLSRDEFWKSLLIYHNRPHIINRKIAVADQILFHKIDFNCQNTFNITDVLTPHALKYEVQRLEKVDRENIGQNFLLNLLDTYDKNVKLYEENIDTLYTSNSGLYISVRIILPRINKCSKCVELIVLDRDNNWATFFSACVEEEKLNPLPLFPYRIELTRENFMRIVLNNFEDADTSCAEWMFNFLFKKLINWTELAEEENVIQSLMRIPKEKYCHCYNNLKQIYGESLRKVWWEKTKTDPQKFIYEDIAIASYLICLWLEEYKGEARNFVNFVDCGCGNGLLVYILNKEGFKGHGIDLRKRRVWDLFSDSADLKVGIVDSNSKFPNATWLIGNHSDELTPWLPVIASKSSPITNYFVLPCCPFDFCGKRYIRKNSNISQYADYLQYINSISEICKFTTWFDKLRIPSTKRICLVGLRKNDGSEITSDIFENIDSLLKSKFASSNINFEARPSIEKVRNCTQIDQNVKQKIIEEICNCLLLRERFIIRDNGTKWNIGGSIPLSELSKLLTRDYMNHLKNEFGGLQTLLRNHRYIFKLEEAAVSLREPYTLVDTSKYKQKPCWYYKFHPDGCLYSDEICGYSHVE; from the exons ATGTTCCAAGTTCCACTGGCAACCAGTGCTTCAGTTTTATCTAGAGATGAGTTCTGGAAATCACTATTAATATATCATAATCGACCACATATTATAAATAGAAAAATAGCTGTTGCAGACCAAAtattatttcataaaattgatttcaattgtCAGAACACTTTCAACATAACAGATGTACTAACCCCCCATGCTTTGAAATATGAAGTGCAAAGATTAGAAAAAGTAGATAGAGAAAATATTGGccagaattttttattgaatttattggaTACTTATGATAAAAATGtcaaattatatgaagaaaatattgataCTCTGTATACATCAAATAGTGGTCTATACATCTCTGTTAGAATCATTTTACCAAGAATTAACAAATGTAGTAAATGTGTTGAACTGATAGTACTTGATAGAGACAACAACTGGGCAACTTTCTTCTCTGCATGTGTCGAAGAAGAGAAACTGAATCCTTTGCCATTGTTTCCATATCGAATAGAATTGACAAGAGAGAACTTCATGAGAATTGTGTTGAACAATTTCGAAGATGCTGATACAAGTTGTGCTGAATGgatgtttaattttttgttcaaaaaattgATAAACTGGACTGAACTTGCTGAAGAAGAGAATGTCATTCAATCCTTGATGAGAATACCTAAGGAGAAGTATTGTCATTGTTACAACaatttgaaacaaatatatggaGAGTCTTTGAGAAAG GTTTGGTGGGAAAAAACAAAGACAGATCCACAAAAATTCATTTATGAGGATATTGCCATTGCATCCTACCTGATTTGTTTATGGCTTGAGGAATATAAAGGTGAAGCTAGGAATTTTGTGAACTTTGTTGACTGTGGTTGTGGAAATGGTTTACTTGTATATATTTTAAACAAAGAAGGTTTTAAGGGCCATGGAATTGATCTAAGGAAAAGGAGAGTTTgggatttgttttcagatagtGCAGATCTAAAG GTTGGAATTGTTGATTCTAATTCCAAATTCCCAAATGCAACATGGTTGATTGGCAATCATTCTGATGAATTAACCCCCTGGTTACCAGTAATTGCATCCAAAAGTTCTCCTATAACAAACTATTTTGTCTTGCCTTGTTGCCCATTTGATTTTTGTGGAAAGAGATATATTAGGAAAAACTCAAACATAAGTCAATATGCAGATTACTTGCAGTATATAAATAGTATATCAGAAATTTGTAAATTCACAACTTGGTTTGATAAATTGAGAATACCATCTACAAAAAGGATCTGCTTGGTTGGTTTGAGAAAAAATGACGGTTCAGAGATAACTTCCGATATCTTTGAAAATATAGATAGCCTTTTGAAATCAAAATTTGCCTCAAGtaacattaattttgaagctAGGCCATCAATAGAGAAAGTAAGGAATTGTACTCAGATTGATCAGAATGTAAAGCagaaaataattgaagaaatttgtAATTGTTTACTGCTTAGGGAAAGGTTCATCATCAGAGATAATGGTACAAAGTGGAATATAGGAGGTTCAATTCCTTTGAGTGAATTGTCCAAATTACTAACAAGGGATTATATGAATCATCTTAAGAATGAATTTGGTGGATTGCAGACTTTACTGAGAAATCATCGTTATATATTTAAACTTGAAGAAGCCGCTGTTTCCTTAAGGGAGCCCTATACACTTGTAGATACTTCAAAATACAAACAGAAACCTTGTTGGTATTACAAATTTCATCCTGATGGTTGTTTGTATAGTGATGAGATATGTGGGTATTCTCATGTTGAATAA